The Tardiphaga alba genome includes a window with the following:
- a CDS encoding thiamine pyrophosphate-binding protein: MNRITGRSAFLALLKDEGVTHLFGNPGTTELPIMHALKDHPDLTYVMAMQESLVVAIADGYSRASGRLVACNVHVAPGLGNAMGSLYNAQFTGTPMILTAGQQEQGHGLMEPLLYGPLVRMAEPLVKWAVEVTRLEDLPRIVRRAAKIATTPPTGPVFISLPGDILNAEIGLELGRSTRVDTRIRPSDEALAAIVQRISRAERPVIIVGDEIVKSDALQEAADFAAALGAPVYQQSGPYGSHFLSEHPCYMGSLSRTQTQVRDLLAPYDLLIVLGADPLRMSVHSETLPLPDGLPIVQVGLVEWDLAKNFGAEIALKADVKETLRVLTPALKAAGGVDLESRANKGKAALASRNWTARRAQLVDQISKSSSRAPIDPDWLALQVVEAMPANAIMVDEALTSSRYMTALKPYRDRFDYHALASGGIGWGVPASVGVSLANPDRPVVCFSGDGSAMYSIQSLWTAARHKLPLVVVIANNGGYRIIKQRLLSFHQDDHFVGMDFADPAVDFAALAKSLGLKAATVTDPAMLRSVLDAAFADGGTHLIEVMIDGSVN; the protein is encoded by the coding sequence GTGAATCGCATTACCGGCCGTTCGGCCTTTCTCGCGCTGCTCAAGGACGAAGGCGTCACGCATCTGTTCGGCAACCCCGGCACCACCGAACTGCCGATCATGCATGCGCTCAAGGATCATCCGGATCTGACCTATGTGATGGCGATGCAGGAAAGCCTCGTCGTCGCCATCGCCGATGGCTACAGCCGTGCTTCCGGCCGCCTTGTTGCCTGCAATGTCCATGTGGCGCCCGGCCTCGGCAATGCCATGGGCTCGCTCTACAACGCGCAATTCACGGGCACGCCGATGATCCTCACGGCCGGCCAGCAGGAGCAGGGCCATGGCCTGATGGAGCCGCTGCTCTATGGTCCGTTGGTGCGCATGGCCGAGCCGCTGGTCAAATGGGCGGTGGAGGTCACGCGCCTCGAAGACCTGCCGCGCATCGTGCGCCGCGCCGCCAAGATCGCGACCACGCCGCCGACCGGCCCGGTGTTCATCTCGTTGCCGGGCGACATTCTCAATGCGGAGATCGGCCTCGAACTTGGGCGTTCGACGCGGGTGGATACGCGCATCCGCCCGTCGGACGAGGCGCTTGCCGCGATCGTGCAACGGATATCGAGGGCCGAGCGCCCGGTCATCATTGTCGGCGACGAAATCGTGAAGAGCGATGCGCTGCAGGAGGCGGCGGATTTCGCAGCAGCGCTTGGCGCGCCCGTTTATCAGCAATCCGGGCCTTATGGCTCGCACTTCCTGTCGGAACATCCCTGCTACATGGGTTCGCTGTCGCGCACGCAGACGCAGGTCCGCGATCTGCTCGCGCCCTATGATCTCCTGATCGTGCTCGGCGCCGACCCTTTGCGGATGTCGGTGCACAGCGAGACATTGCCGCTGCCAGATGGCCTGCCCATCGTGCAGGTCGGCCTTGTCGAATGGGACCTCGCCAAGAACTTTGGCGCAGAGATCGCACTGAAAGCGGATGTAAAGGAAACGCTGCGCGTGCTGACGCCGGCGTTGAAGGCTGCAGGCGGCGTCGATCTTGAAAGCCGCGCCAATAAAGGGAAGGCCGCGCTGGCATCCCGCAACTGGACTGCGCGAAGAGCACAGCTCGTCGATCAGATCAGCAAGTCGTCGTCTCGCGCCCCGATCGATCCGGATTGGCTGGCGTTGCAGGTGGTCGAGGCGATGCCGGCCAATGCCATCATGGTCGATGAGGCGTTGACTTCGTCGCGCTACATGACCGCATTGAAGCCATATCGCGATCGATTTGACTATCACGCACTGGCGTCCGGCGGGATCGGCTGGGGTGTCCCGGCTTCGGTCGGCGTCAGCCTCGCCAATCCCGATCGTCCCGTCGTTTGCTTCTCAGGCGACGGCAGCGCGATGTATTCGATCCAGTCGCTCTGGACCGCGGCCCGTCACAAGCTGCCTTTGGTCGTGGTCATCGCCAATAATGGCGGTTACCGCATCATCAAGCAGCGCCTGCTGTCGTTCCATCAGGACGATCATTTCGTCGGTATGGATTTCGCCGATCCTGCCGTCGATTTTGCAGCGCTCGCGAAGTCGCTCGGCCTGAAGGCGGCGACCGTCACGGATCCGGCAATGTTGCGATCCGTGCTTGATGCAGCCTTCGCCGATGGCGGCACCCATCTCATCGAGGTCATGATCGACGGATCGGTAAACTAA
- a CDS encoding NAD(P)H-hydrate dehydratase: MELLTTDEMARADELTIADGTPGFELMRAVGRAVADAANDLAEEGPILVVAGRGNNGGDGFVAAAELAAQGRDVSVILLCDRATLKGDAALAAKGWKGEVLPCDPSLIGSPALIIDALFGAGLDRPVKGDPKVMIDAINASGVPVLAVDLPSGINGNSGAVMGAAILATETVTFFRPKPGHLLLPGRSYCGKLRVIDIGINDGVLSRIGPKTAENNPDLWQDAFPLPRVDGHKFTRGHAVVLSGDIAATGAARLSARAALRGGAGLVTVASPRDALAVNAAALTAVMVRPIDTAEEFAGLIGGKVNACIIGPGAGIGARTAGFVKAGLAAKRSLVLDADALTSFADAPDRLFDLIKADPEAEVVLTPHEGEFSRLFSDLSEESETQSKLDRVAAAAKRSGAVVLLKGPDTVVASPDGRAAIASNAPPWLATAGSGDVLAGLIGASLTQGVPAYEAACIGVWMHGEAGSEAGPGLIAEDLTEVMPAVFRRLYDRLGIPY; the protein is encoded by the coding sequence ATGGAGCTCCTGACCACAGACGAGATGGCGCGGGCCGACGAGCTGACGATCGCCGACGGCACGCCGGGCTTCGAATTGATGAGGGCCGTGGGCCGCGCCGTTGCCGATGCGGCGAATGATCTCGCCGAAGAGGGGCCGATCCTCGTGGTCGCCGGTCGCGGCAACAATGGCGGTGATGGATTTGTCGCGGCCGCGGAATTGGCGGCGCAGGGGCGGGACGTGTCGGTGATCCTGCTGTGCGATCGCGCGACGCTGAAAGGCGATGCGGCGCTGGCGGCAAAAGGCTGGAAGGGCGAGGTGCTGCCATGCGACCCCTCGCTGATCGGATCGCCTGCACTGATCATCGATGCGCTGTTCGGTGCTGGGCTTGATCGCCCGGTGAAGGGCGATCCCAAGGTGATGATCGATGCCATCAACGCGTCGGGCGTGCCGGTGCTGGCGGTCGATCTGCCGAGCGGAATCAACGGCAATTCCGGTGCCGTCATGGGGGCGGCCATTCTGGCAACCGAGACCGTGACCTTCTTTCGGCCGAAGCCAGGGCATCTGCTGCTGCCCGGCCGAAGCTATTGCGGCAAACTGCGGGTGATCGATATCGGCATTAACGATGGTGTGCTGTCGCGGATCGGGCCGAAGACGGCCGAGAACAATCCGGACTTGTGGCAAGACGCATTTCCATTGCCGCGGGTGGACGGTCACAAATTCACCAGGGGTCATGCGGTGGTGCTCTCCGGCGACATCGCGGCGACCGGCGCAGCACGGTTGTCCGCACGGGCGGCGTTGCGGGGTGGAGCGGGGCTGGTGACGGTGGCGTCGCCGCGCGATGCGCTGGCTGTGAATGCCGCCGCGCTGACGGCTGTGATGGTGCGGCCGATCGATACGGCGGAGGAGTTTGCGGGCCTGATCGGCGGCAAAGTGAATGCCTGCATCATCGGCCCCGGTGCTGGCATCGGCGCGAGAACAGCCGGCTTCGTGAAGGCGGGTCTTGCAGCAAAGCGGAGCTTGGTGCTCGACGCCGACGCGCTCACAAGTTTTGCCGATGCGCCCGACAGGTTGTTCGATCTGATCAAGGCTGATCCCGAAGCTGAAGTCGTTCTGACGCCGCATGAAGGCGAGTTCTCGCGTCTCTTCAGTGACTTGAGCGAGGAATCTGAGACGCAGTCAAAGCTTGATCGCGTTGCTGCTGCCGCCAAGCGATCTGGCGCTGTCGTACTTCTGAAAGGACCCGACACCGTTGTCGCGTCGCCCGACGGTCGTGCAGCCATCGCCTCCAACGCGCCGCCCTGGTTGGCGACGGCCGGCTCCGGCGATGTGCTGGCGGGGCTGATCGGAGCTTCCCTGACGCAGGGCGTGCCGGCCTACGAGGCCGCCTGCATCGGCGTGTGGATGCATGGCGAAGCCGGCAGCGAAGCGGGGCCGGGGCTCATCGCGGAGGATCTCACCGAGGTCATGCCCGCCGTGTTCAGGCGTCTCTACGACCGGCTCGGCATTCCGTATTGA
- a CDS encoding antibiotic biosynthesis monooxygenase family protein: MITEIAQIDVKPGTEKDFEAAVAKAKPLFLRAKGGKGFELHKSVEMPSRYRLVAKWETLENHTVDFRGSPDFAEWRALVGPYFETPPYVEHTETVLTT; encoded by the coding sequence ATGATCACGGAAATCGCACAAATCGACGTCAAGCCGGGCACCGAAAAGGATTTCGAAGCCGCGGTCGCCAAGGCCAAGCCGCTATTCCTGCGCGCCAAGGGCGGCAAGGGCTTCGAACTCCACAAGTCCGTCGAAATGCCGTCACGCTACCGTCTGGTGGCGAAGTGGGAGACGCTCGAAAATCACACGGTCGATTTCCGCGGCTCGCCGGATTTCGCTGAATGGCGCGCATTGGTCGGGCCGTATTTCGAGACGCCGCCTTACGTCGAGCACACCGAAACGGTGCTCACGACCTAA
- a CDS encoding multicopper oxidase family protein — MTNSPLALTRRTLLAGAGGALIAPWLTRATFAQAVTSLELQAKTGPLIVRPGTSSEAGTLHSAQKGPLRFNRGDEIDVQIVNQLPGPIVLNCRGINAVSGIAPLLDRKPVATGAKDSFKLTMRSAGTSYVDMRLLGDGANLPSQVRSMVVQETDPLEVDRDEVLLVEDFRITADGKLLAPGVDPKDAAVMFLANRKALHDIPVKTNERLRLRLINGCQRSVVALKFEDQDVRVMAIDGQPAEPFPARNNQVVLAPGTRIDVFLDIAKPAGTVTQILLHDGKEIRRIGQLVTLKDPPLRAAPMQTVTPLPSNGLPLQIDLKSAMRSDLNLGAPDTGWIRPLDLAASTAPAFKAKPGRPVVLTLNNKASTPAVLQMHGHHFRLLDKLDDGWKPFWLDTLALDPGQTQRIAFVAHNPGRWLIESFTTDWASPRLVRWYEVG; from the coding sequence ATGACGAACAGCCCTCTCGCCCTCACCCGTCGTACCCTGCTGGCTGGCGCCGGCGGTGCCCTGATTGCCCCGTGGCTTACGCGCGCCACTTTCGCTCAGGCCGTCACGTCATTGGAATTGCAGGCCAAAACTGGCCCATTGATCGTGCGACCCGGGACCAGTTCCGAGGCTGGAACCCTGCATAGCGCACAGAAAGGCCCGCTGCGCTTCAATCGCGGCGACGAGATCGACGTTCAGATCGTCAATCAGCTCCCCGGCCCCATCGTGTTGAATTGCCGCGGCATCAATGCCGTGTCCGGCATCGCCCCGCTGCTCGACCGCAAGCCGGTGGCCACCGGCGCGAAGGATTCGTTCAAGCTGACCATGCGCAGCGCCGGCACGTCCTATGTGGACATGCGCCTGCTCGGGGACGGAGCAAACCTGCCATCCCAGGTCCGCAGCATGGTGGTGCAGGAGACCGACCCGCTCGAAGTCGACCGCGACGAGGTGCTGCTGGTCGAGGATTTCCGGATCACTGCGGACGGCAAGCTATTGGCCCCAGGCGTCGATCCCAAAGATGCCGCGGTGATGTTCCTAGCCAACCGCAAGGCGCTCCACGACATTCCGGTCAAGACCAATGAACGGCTCAGACTCCGTCTCATCAATGGCTGCCAACGCTCTGTGGTTGCTCTGAAATTCGAGGATCAGGACGTCCGCGTCATGGCCATCGACGGCCAGCCGGCGGAGCCGTTCCCCGCCCGTAACAATCAGGTCGTCCTGGCACCGGGCACCCGCATCGACGTCTTCCTCGATATCGCCAAACCCGCCGGAACGGTCACGCAGATCCTGCTCCATGACGGCAAGGAGATCCGGCGTATCGGCCAGCTGGTCACGCTGAAGGACCCGCCGCTCCGCGCGGCGCCCATGCAGACGGTCACCCCGCTGCCGTCTAATGGCCTACCGCTCCAGATCGACCTCAAGAGCGCCATGCGCTCGGACCTCAACCTTGGCGCGCCCGACACCGGCTGGATCAGGCCCCTCGACCTCGCCGCATCAACGGCCCCAGCTTTCAAGGCGAAGCCTGGCCGCCCGGTAGTCCTGACCCTGAACAACAAGGCCAGTACGCCCGCTGTCCTGCAGATGCACGGTCACCACTTCCGCTTGCTCGACAAGCTCGACGATGGCTGGAAGCCGTTCTGGCTCGATACGCTGGCTCTTGATCCGGGCCAGACCCAGCGCATCGCCTTCGTGGCCCACAATCCCGGTCGCTGGCTGATCGAATCCTTCACCACCGACTGGGCCTCCCCGCGTCTCGTGCGCTGGTATGAGGTCGGCTGA
- the glnA gene encoding type I glutamate--ammonia ligase yields MTTAKEVLQSIKDNDVKYVDLRFTDPRGKWQHVTFDVSMIDEEIFAEGTMFDGSSIAGWKAINESDMTLMLDPATAVIDPFFAETTMVITCDVLDPGTGEPYNRDPRGIAKKAEAMVKSMGVGDTVYVGPEAEFFVFDDVRFSAQPYNTGFKLDSSELPTNSDTEYESGNLGHRVRNKGGYFPVPPQDSLQDMRSEMLGAMARMGVKVEKHHHEVASAQHELGMKFDTLTYMADQMQVYKYCIHQVAHIYGKTATFMPKPIFGDNGSGMHVHQSIWKDGKPTFAGNKYADLSENCLFYIGGIIKHAKAINAFTNPSTNSYKRLVPGYEAPVLLAYSARNRSASCRIPFTTSPKAKRVEVRFPDPMANPYLAFASMLMAGLDGIKNKIDPGPAMDKDLYDLPKEELKQIPTVCGSLREALENLDKDRAFLKAGGVFDDDFIDAYIELKMQDVERFEMTPHPVEFEMYYSY; encoded by the coding sequence ATGACGACCGCCAAAGAAGTCCTGCAGTCCATCAAGGACAACGACGTCAAATACGTCGACCTGCGTTTCACCGATCCGCGCGGCAAGTGGCAGCACGTGACGTTCGACGTCTCGATGATCGACGAAGAGATTTTCGCCGAAGGCACCATGTTCGACGGTTCGTCCATCGCCGGCTGGAAGGCGATCAATGAATCCGACATGACCCTGATGCTCGATCCCGCCACCGCGGTGATCGATCCGTTCTTCGCCGAGACCACCATGGTCATCACCTGCGACGTGCTCGATCCCGGCACCGGCGAGCCGTACAACCGCGACCCGCGCGGCATCGCCAAGAAGGCGGAAGCCATGGTCAAGTCCATGGGCGTTGGCGACACCGTCTATGTCGGCCCGGAAGCCGAATTCTTCGTGTTCGACGACGTGCGCTTCTCGGCGCAGCCCTACAACACCGGCTTCAAGCTCGACTCGTCGGAACTGCCGACGAACTCGGACACCGAATATGAGAGCGGCAATCTCGGCCACCGCGTCCGCAACAAGGGCGGCTATTTCCCCGTCCCGCCGCAGGACTCGCTGCAGGACATGCGCTCGGAAATGCTCGGCGCCATGGCCCGCATGGGCGTCAAGGTCGAAAAACATCACCACGAAGTGGCGTCGGCTCAGCACGAACTCGGTATGAAGTTCGATACGCTGACCTATATGGCCGACCAGATGCAGGTCTATAAGTACTGCATCCATCAGGTCGCCCACATCTACGGCAAGACCGCCACCTTCATGCCGAAGCCGATCTTCGGCGACAACGGCTCGGGCATGCATGTGCACCAGTCCATCTGGAAGGACGGCAAGCCGACCTTCGCCGGCAACAAATATGCCGACCTGTCGGAAAACTGCCTGTTCTACATCGGCGGCATCATCAAGCACGCCAAGGCCATCAACGCCTTCACCAACCCGTCGACCAACTCCTACAAGCGTCTGGTCCCGGGTTATGAAGCCCCGGTGCTGCTGGCCTACTCGGCCCGCAACCGCTCGGCCTCCTGCCGCATCCCCTTCACGACCTCGCCGAAGGCAAAGCGCGTGGAGGTCCGTTTCCCGGATCCGATGGCGAACCCCTATCTCGCTTTCGCATCGATGTTGATGGCCGGCCTCGACGGCATCAAGAACAAGATCGATCCGGGCCCGGCGATGGACAAGGATCTCTACGACCTGCCGAAGGAAGAACTGAAGCAGATCCCGACCGTGTGCGGCTCGCTGCGCGAAGCTCTCGAAAACCTCGACAAGGACCGTGCATTCCTGAAAGCCGGCGGCGTGTTCGATGACGACTTCATCGACGCTTACATCGAACTGAAGATGCAGGACGTCGAGCGCTTCGAAATGACCCCGCATCCGGTCGAATTCGAAATGTACTATTCGTACTGA
- a CDS encoding ATP-dependent Clp protease proteolytic subunit has translation MRDPIETYMNLVPMVVEQTNRGERAYDIFSRLLKERIIFVTGPVEDGMATLIVAQLLFLEAENPKKEISMYINSPGGVVTSGLSIYDTMQFIRPPVSTLCTGQAASMGSLLLTAGEKDMRFALPNARVMVHQPSGGFQGQATDILIHAKEVESLKRRLNEIYVKHTGRPYDEIHNALERDNFMTADQAKEFGLIDKVIDKRAEEPSAVKPA, from the coding sequence ATGCGCGATCCGATCGAAACCTACATGAACCTCGTTCCGATGGTGGTCGAGCAGACCAACCGCGGCGAGCGTGCCTATGACATCTTTTCGCGCCTGCTGAAGGAACGCATCATCTTCGTGACCGGTCCGGTGGAAGACGGCATGGCGACGCTGATCGTCGCGCAGCTGCTGTTCCTGGAAGCGGAAAATCCGAAGAAGGAAATCTCGATGTACATCAACTCGCCCGGTGGCGTGGTGACGTCGGGTCTTTCGATCTACGACACGATGCAGTTCATTCGTCCGCCGGTCTCGACGCTGTGCACGGGCCAGGCTGCGTCGATGGGCTCGCTGCTGCTGACCGCAGGCGAGAAGGACATGCGCTTCGCTCTGCCGAACGCCCGCGTCATGGTTCACCAGCCCTCGGGCGGTTTCCAGGGCCAGGCCACCGACATCCTCATTCACGCCAAGGAGGTCGAGAGCCTCAAGCGTCGTCTGAACGAGATCTATGTGAAGCACACCGGCCGCCCTTACGATGAAATCCACAACGCGCTCGAGCGCGATAATTTCATGACAGCAGATCAGGCGAAGGAATTCGGGCTGATCGACAAGGTGATCGACAAGCGCGCCGAAGAGCCAAGCGCGGTGAAGCCGGCCTAA
- a CDS encoding AI-2E family transporter produces the protein MPLPADTNVPSRSDLAWAVSVGGVTTVAFTILVVFAWYFSATLFLIFAGILLGVALNALTQLLGRVMGGPQPLRLVLVCLLLASMLGGLLYLGGATIASQAKTLSGTLKSQVVNVKTYLEQHGVDTSYFDFNAILSDLPKDETKDTTATEIPGNIAPTTAPIPRTSNLPSAGTIASSGGAIVTQTLKILLGTVGAVGNFFIVLFLGLAFAAQPSVYRKGLLHLTPRKHREQATIIVDRISDTLQRWLIAQMITMVAVGSVTWLGLKLIGIPSSFILGVQAGLLAFIPTVGAILGGLIVVLASLASGWVAGASAFVLFMAVHALESYILTPILQRQALDIPPATLFAFQITLGVVFGVWGLALALPVMAIGKVVIDYLREDDDVPAQEAKA, from the coding sequence ATGCCCCTGCCCGCAGATACGAATGTCCCATCGCGCAGCGACCTCGCCTGGGCGGTCTCTGTCGGCGGCGTCACCACGGTGGCATTCACGATCCTCGTCGTGTTCGCCTGGTACTTTTCCGCGACGCTGTTCCTGATCTTCGCCGGAATCCTGCTAGGCGTTGCGCTCAATGCGCTGACACAGCTGCTGGGCCGTGTCATGGGCGGCCCCCAGCCGCTTCGACTCGTGCTCGTATGCTTGCTACTGGCAAGCATGCTCGGCGGCCTGCTCTATCTCGGCGGCGCCACCATCGCCAGCCAGGCCAAGACCCTGTCCGGCACGCTGAAGTCCCAAGTTGTCAATGTGAAGACCTATCTGGAACAGCATGGCGTCGATACCAGCTATTTCGATTTCAATGCGATCCTGTCCGACCTGCCCAAAGACGAGACCAAGGACACGACGGCGACCGAGATCCCCGGGAATATCGCGCCGACGACTGCGCCGATCCCGCGCACCAGCAACCTGCCGAGTGCTGGCACCATCGCATCGAGCGGCGGCGCCATCGTGACACAGACGCTGAAGATCCTGCTCGGCACTGTCGGCGCCGTCGGCAACTTCTTCATCGTGCTGTTTCTCGGCCTCGCCTTTGCGGCGCAGCCCAGCGTCTATCGGAAGGGGCTCCTGCATCTCACGCCACGCAAACATCGCGAACAGGCGACGATCATTGTCGATCGCATCAGCGACACGCTGCAGCGCTGGCTGATCGCACAGATGATCACCATGGTGGCAGTCGGTTCCGTCACCTGGCTCGGCCTGAAGCTGATCGGGATTCCGAGCTCGTTCATTCTCGGCGTTCAGGCCGGACTGCTGGCCTTCATCCCGACGGTCGGCGCCATTCTCGGCGGCCTCATCGTGGTGCTGGCCAGCCTTGCTTCGGGGTGGGTCGCCGGTGCATCGGCCTTTGTGCTGTTCATGGCCGTGCACGCGCTGGAGAGCTATATCCTGACGCCGATCCTGCAGCGGCAGGCGCTGGATATTCCGCCGGCAACGCTGTTCGCGTTCCAGATCACGCTCGGGGTGGTGTTTGGTGTCTGGGGGCTGGCACTGGCTTTGCCGGTGATGGCCATCGGCAAGGTGGTGATCGACTATCTGCGCGAGGACGATGACGTCCCCGCGCAAGAGGCGAAGGCCTGA
- a CDS encoding P-II family nitrogen regulator, whose protein sequence is MKKIEAIIKPFKLDEVKEALQEVGLQGITVTEAKGFGRQKGHAELYRGAEYIVDFLPKVKIEIVIGDDLVEKAIDAIRRAAQTGRIGDGKIFVSNIEEAVRIRTGESGLDAI, encoded by the coding sequence GTGAAAAAGATCGAAGCCATCATCAAGCCCTTCAAGCTCGACGAGGTGAAGGAGGCGCTTCAGGAGGTGGGGCTGCAGGGCATCACCGTCACCGAAGCCAAGGGTTTTGGTCGTCAGAAAGGTCACGCTGAACTGTATCGTGGCGCCGAATACATCGTCGACTTCCTGCCCAAGGTGAAGATCGAGATCGTGATCGGTGATGATCTGGTGGAAAAGGCGATCGATGCGATCCGTCGCGCCGCGCAGACCGGCCGCATCGGCGACGGTAAGATTTTCGTGTCGAACATCGAAGAAGCCGTGCGTATCCGCACCGGCGAGTCCGGCCTCGACGCGATCTGA
- the tig gene encoding trigger factor yields MQVNETLSEGLKREFQISVPAADIEAKVDARLEDLKGKVKLNGFRPGKVPAGHLKRLYGRSVAAETVDELIRSTNTQIFTERNLKLATEPKITMPTEEKEVEDILSGKADLKYTVAVEVVPPIELADFKSFEVEKPVADVSDADVDESIKRVADANRAFTEKAEGAKAESGDRVVVAFKGTIDGVAFEGGTGEDIPVQIGSNTFIPGFEDQLVGIAAGETRTLKVTFPTNYASDTLAGKAAEFETTASKIESPVDTAIDDEFAKSLGLESLDKLKEAARERLVAEFAGATRQRVKRHLLDRLDETHKFDAPPSLVEEEFKLMWNSIQQEMASSGKTFADEDTTEEAAQEEYRKIADRRVRLGLVLSEIGEKNKISVTDDEISRAVIERARSMPGREKEVWDFYRSNPQALAQLRAPIYEDKVVDFILELAKVTEKKVSKEDLYKDEDEKAA; encoded by the coding sequence ATGCAGGTGAATGAAACCCTCTCCGAGGGATTGAAGCGCGAATTCCAGATCAGCGTTCCGGCTGCCGACATCGAAGCCAAGGTCGATGCGCGCCTCGAAGACCTGAAGGGCAAGGTGAAGCTCAACGGCTTCCGTCCGGGCAAGGTTCCGGCTGGCCATCTGAAGCGCCTCTATGGCCGCTCGGTCGCTGCCGAGACTGTGGATGAGTTGATCCGCTCGACCAACACCCAGATCTTCACCGAGCGTAACCTCAAGCTCGCCACCGAGCCGAAGATCACCATGCCGACCGAAGAGAAGGAAGTCGAAGACATCCTCTCCGGCAAGGCCGACCTGAAATACACTGTGGCCGTCGAAGTGGTGCCGCCGATCGAACTCGCCGATTTCAAGAGCTTCGAAGTCGAGAAGCCGGTCGCTGACGTGAGCGATGCCGACGTCGATGAATCGATCAAGCGCGTGGCCGATGCCAACCGTGCGTTCACCGAAAAGGCTGAAGGCGCCAAGGCCGAGTCGGGCGACCGCGTGGTCGTCGCCTTCAAGGGCACCATTGATGGCGTCGCTTTCGAAGGCGGCACCGGCGAGGACATTCCGGTCCAGATCGGCTCCAACACCTTCATTCCGGGCTTCGAGGATCAGCTGGTCGGTATCGCCGCCGGCGAAACCCGCACCCTCAAGGTCACTTTCCCGACCAACTATGCCAGCGACACGCTCGCCGGTAAGGCCGCGGAATTCGAGACCACCGCCAGCAAGATCGAATCGCCGGTCGATACCGCGATCGATGACGAGTTCGCCAAGTCGCTCGGCCTCGAGTCGCTCGACAAGCTGAAGGAAGCCGCGCGCGAGCGTCTGGTTGCCGAATTCGCCGGCGCGACCCGCCAGCGCGTGAAGCGCCATTTGCTCGACCGTCTCGACGAGACCCACAAGTTCGATGCTCCGCCCTCGCTGGTCGAGGAAGAGTTCAAGCTGATGTGGAATTCGATCCAGCAGGAGATGGCATCGTCCGGCAAGACCTTCGCCGACGAGGACACCACCGAGGAAGCCGCGCAGGAAGAGTATCGCAAGATCGCCGACCGCCGCGTCCGTCTCGGTCTCGTGCTCTCGGAGATCGGCGAGAAGAACAAGATCTCCGTCACCGATGACGAGATCAGCCGCGCCGTGATCGAGCGCGCCCGCTCGATGCCGGGCCGCGAGAAGGAAGTCTGGGACTTCTATCGCAGCAACCCGCAGGCACTCGCCCAGCTGCGCGCGCCGATCTATGAAGACAAGGTCGTCGATTTCATCCTCGAACTCGCCAAGGTCACTGAGAAGAAGGTGTCCAAGGAAGACCTGTACAAGGACGAAGACGAGAAGGCGGCGTAA